A single region of the Ctenopharyngodon idella isolate HZGC_01 chromosome 21, HZGC01, whole genome shotgun sequence genome encodes:
- the LOC127503626 gene encoding uncharacterized protein KIAA2026-like isoform X4 — translation MKLHSDMSESGHACESVSHAAQDMNLNHRLTLTSCALKPGCLEGSALLCNGSSDQSGLESFTSHCDKSEGDPDRVTVTSEDDSRSLASSTVDDGDGLTPEIQQAYRIFQSFLSEKHKSITAPFWHPIGPGSQTPDAEMCFRKMHDKFVNREYESITAFVADFRLMLENCYRFHGVDHWISKQAQKLEIILEQKLTLLSRTLREKTTLAVTSRGRFGTEDEKAPVGTSSRRRLVPRNLATITVGGSESIMVQALRLEELQRAKDEKRQRELERKEAEEASVKELEEWESSLLALAEPWPVRTMWELPAIGHFLCLAQTALNLPEIVFYELERCLLMPRCSSFLAKVMTSLLCHPHKRANVHRRPPLPYRKWEAELRRRVQGWYRAVGRAEDQTARAEHLGLCHQFFWTLGEASPLEEMPFHLLPFNQRVWLLKGLCDHVYETQKDVQDAVLGQPIHECRESILGYDGQENAYIHFPHFCGADLRIYCQSPCVAMEFPLPLFHVKRSEEELEGSEVRVETYGMKEEDESSSRTDLNTWSLKEDSLADREDPDQKCSSSVLSWCKEDSLDSGSMRGKFTEERRLKEEEEDESDSEPCFRVGESCYKGVSPALNSHRSPKKDVNHMTSEDQSPCADCCGASQESPRLWTEPIRPGIARLRRDDTQKKKRQKKKERKLGMKTRTNKLSLKKRTAKSSLQRAATAMKRKDKRKRRRLAGNRFDGKMSVRRPAGSALLPAGPSFQLICSSLDDLRVLISKTEDQLDELDDGGKKRSVRTTATQKSRCERVTHHTNKAAKRAVTMGTQTSQGLPEEQSTLEKGV, via the exons ATGAAGCTTCATTCGGACATGAGCGAGAGCGGACACGCGTGTGAGTCCGTGTCACACGCCGCCCAGGACATGAACCTGAACCACCGCTTGACCTTGACCTCCTGCGCGCTGAAGCCCGGGTGTCTGGAGGGGTCGGCGCTACTGTGCAACGGTtcgtctgaccaatcagggcTTGAGAGTTTCACGTCACACTGTGATAAAAGTGAAGGAGATCCAGACAGGGTCACGGTGACCTCAGAGGACGACAGCAGGTCTTTAGCGTCCAGTACGGTGGACGACGGAGACGGTCTCACACCCGAGATCCAGCAGGCCTACAGAATATTTCAAAGCTTTCTTTCAGAGAAGCATAAATCCATAACGGCCCCGTTCTGGCATCCCATCGGCCCCGGATCACAGACCCCTGATGCTGAGATGTGCTTCAGAAAGATGCATGATAAATTTGTAAATCGCGAGTATGAATCCATCACTGCGTTTGTCGCCGATTTCAGACTGATGTTAGAGAACTGTTATCGCTTTCACGGAGTCGATCACTGGATCTCCAAACAGGCCCAGAAACTGGAGATTATTTTGGAACAAAAGTTGACTCTGTTGTCCAG GACGCTGAGGGAGAAAACCACCCTAGCCGTGACCTCCAGAGGTCGTTTCGGCACCGAGGACGAGAAAGCGCCGGTCGGCACGTCGTCCAGGCGGCGATTGGTGCCACGAAACCTGGCGACCATTACGGTGGGCGGCAGCGAGTCCATCATGGTGCAGGCGCTGAGACTGGAGGAGCTGCAGCGAGCCAAAGACGAGAAGAG GCAGCGGGAGCTGGAGCGTAAAGAGGCAGAAGAGGCGTCAGTGAAGGAGCTGGAGGAGTGGGAGAGCTCCTTGCTCGCTCTGGCGGAACCGTGGCCGGTCCGGACCATGTGGGAGCTTCCCGCCATCGGCCACTTCCTGTGTCTGGCGCAGACGGCGCTGAACCTCCCCGAGATCGTCTTTTACGAGCTGGAGCGCTGCTTGCTGATGCCGCGCTGTAGTTCTTTCCTGGCCAAGGTCATGACGTCTCTCCTCTGCCACCCGCACAAGAGAGCGAACGTCCACCGCCGCCCGCCGCTGCCCTACAGGAAGTGGGAGGCGGAGCTGCGGCGGAGGGTTCAGGGATGGTACCGGGCGGTCGGGAGGGCGGAAGACCAGACGGCGCGTGCCGAGCACCTGGGACTTTGCCATCAGTTCTTCTGGACGCTCGGAGAGGCGAGTCCGCTGGAGGAGATGCCCTTCCACCTGCTGCCGTTCAACCAGCGCGTGTGGCTCCTCAAGGGACTCTGCGATCACGTGTACGAGACGCAGAAAGACGTGCAGGACGCGGTTCTCGGGCAGCCCATCCACGAGTGCCGCGAGTCCATCCTGGGCTACGACGGGCAGGAGAACGCATACATACACTTTCCTCACTTTTGCGGCGCCGACTTGAGGATCTACTGCCAGAGTCCGTGCGTCGCCATGGAGTTTCCTCTTCCGCTGTTCCATGTAAAGAGATCTGAGGAGGAACTGgaggggtcagaggtcagggTGGAAACAT ATGGCATGAAGGAGGAGGATGAAAGCTCCAGCAGGACGGATCTGAACACATGGAGCCTGAAGGAAGACTCGCTCGCCGACCGGGAGGATCCGGATCAGAAGTGCTCCTCCAGCGTCCTCTCATGGTGCAAAGAAGATTCTCTGGACTCTGGAAGCATGCGAGGGAAGTTCACAGAGGAAAGACGGTtaaaagaagaggaagaggacgAGTCAGACAGCGAACCGTGCTTCAGAGTGGGAGAGAGCTGCTATAAGGGCGTTTCACCTGCTCTGAACAGTCACAGAAGTCCTAAAAAAGATGTGAATCACATGACCAGTGAGGACCAAAGTCCCTGTGCGGACTGCTGTGGAGCGTCGCAGGAGTCGCCACGTCTCTGGACTGAACCCATCCGGCCGGGAATCGCCCGCCTGCGCCGAGACGACacccagaagaagaagagacagAAGAAGAAAGAGCGAAAGCTTGGCATGAAAACCAGGACGAACAAACTTAGCTTGAAGAAGCGAACGGCCAAAAGCAGCCTGCAGAGAGCTGCGACAGCCATGAAGAGGAAAGACAAGAGGAAACGACGGAGGCTGG CAGGAAACAGGTTTGATGGGAAGATGTCGGTGAGGAGACCAGCAGGATCTGCTCTGCTTCCGGCAGGACCCTCATTTCAG TTGATCTGCTCCAGTCTGGATGATCTCAGAGTCCTGATCAGCAAAACAGAAGATCAACTAGATGAACTGGACGACGGCGGCAAAAAGAGATCTGTTA GGACGACGGCCACACAAAAGAGCCGCTGTGAAAGAGTTACACATCACACTAATAAGGCTGCTAAACGAGCTGTTACCATGGGAACCCAAACTAGTCAAGGCCTTCCAGAGGAACAG AGCACGCTTGAAAAAGGAGTGTGA
- the LOC127503626 gene encoding uncharacterized protein KIAA2026-like isoform X1, which yields MKLHSDMSESGHACESVSHAAQDMNLNHRLTLTSCALKPGCLEGSALLCNGSSDQSGLESFTSHCDKSEGDPDRVTVTSEDDSRSLASSTVDDGDGLTPEIQQAYRIFQSFLSEKHKSITAPFWHPIGPGSQTPDAEMCFRKMHDKFVNREYESITAFVADFRLMLENCYRFHGVDHWISKQAQKLEIILEQKLTLLSRTLREKTTLAVTSRGRFGTEDEKAPVGTSSRRRLVPRNLATITVGGSESIMVQALRLEELQRAKDEKRQRELERKEAEEASVKELEEWESSLLALAEPWPVRTMWELPAIGHFLCLAQTALNLPEIVFYELERCLLMPRCSSFLAKVMTSLLCHPHKRANVHRRPPLPYRKWEAELRRRVQGWYRAVGRAEDQTARAEHLGLCHQFFWTLGEASPLEEMPFHLLPFNQRVWLLKGLCDHVYETQKDVQDAVLGQPIHECRESILGYDGQENAYIHFPHFCGADLRIYCQSPCVAMEFPLPLFHVKRSEEELEGSEVRVETYGMKEEDESSSRTDLNTWSLKEDSLADREDPDQKCSSSVLSWCKEDSLDSGSMRGKFTEERRLKEEEEDESDSEPCFRVGESCYKGVSPALNSHRSPKKDVNHMTSEDQSPCADCCGASQESPRLWTEPIRPGIARLRRDDTQKKKRQKKKERKLGMKTRTNKLSLKKRTAKSSLQRAATAMKRKDKRKRRRLAGNRFDGKMSVRRPAGSALLPAGPSFQLICSSLDDLRVLISKTEDQLDELDDGGKKRSGRRPHKRAAVKELHITLIRLLNELLPWEPKLVKAFQRNRARLKKECDDFKKHPEYDNFIREQMDTMNTGEVVCKDGLLSTETARELEDGEVKMDRAVKEATENVNQLGNHESRCQADRPEIVMHSSESGPFTRSSKRRQSGAISDELSPCRRGKIDQESSLTSEFKEVVSREQATVIPRASALPESLSSFQGTCKPIQALLAKSVGNKVTLISHPKAAVMAQILRDHNKTSVTLPPVRLSTTRPPTEPVSTETPTTTSTTESTEQVVYKTAGGVGLLRKGSTCVKFSAQPISDQKTGGNVMQQVVILPSNLLIQSAENKAAKTSTSLPKTTTYLSNASGFTIPENKVPVQQVAPLKDTSTARTPSAVVTPNLRSVAGGSAAPKKTTEPKVVVNKSASSGPTKPDAKQELRTVCIRDSQSILVTTRGGNTGVVKVQTSESVTGALPPSPVFTISPQLQAFLVSKSSTSTTQGVSATLAAKSLPRVTDVVPVSSSTFVAGTVASSTLNQIGNDGTSAKTPIPGKSALLATSKDIQGFQQNTVSKYGMKPPQKRPLPGSRTPDQSAFQKVFLVSPSPNIPSPTTKVTTTTSATCALPGSRVMFISNSALTIPKEASASEVNISSTSTPAMKVIPKLGTTLSCTSSGTNIQSIGVPGLMSRILGTNKSMPSATEASVIVSRVPAMSTSSRLQIGQKSCLVASRSPSGNTESSLKVPGTLDGKTVTFSTLGTGHMASSALLSVVKPDVPSPISMLKALHCKPELTTGSSTISSSYSGSLITKNTTIPVDVTTNKTPIITSFCTSRSLIKTTSSGASSPLALNYASTPPVVMTSGLRPPTSTAKSVQEKIVINTTAPLAPGTQLLINNTRFVVPSQGLGPGSHVLLINSCPGGLQGPSPRGPNSSTPHTVPSVVQGMRLVTPVRLPSPKFGPSDQVHQQLGTRTPLNVSGSTTLSAVRPGVSSDILRLPIFQTSDVSVTPSHSMAGCPKETSPPQGGLLSTSSPMLLQGRPSLNQVVPAVPPMKTAIARHIPMVTVPPMSSTISRMQKLPVAMVPPIGGPTNASPATPIASVPPSMNTVIMTPCPPIRAVQPGTIGKPAILPQPLQGQNTIPSPSKLLLSPDGAILNIVQASSIQVLAKPMAAQVVSSSSSSVTVPTLNTNDPLRKPDTMERPNH from the exons ATGAAGCTTCATTCGGACATGAGCGAGAGCGGACACGCGTGTGAGTCCGTGTCACACGCCGCCCAGGACATGAACCTGAACCACCGCTTGACCTTGACCTCCTGCGCGCTGAAGCCCGGGTGTCTGGAGGGGTCGGCGCTACTGTGCAACGGTtcgtctgaccaatcagggcTTGAGAGTTTCACGTCACACTGTGATAAAAGTGAAGGAGATCCAGACAGGGTCACGGTGACCTCAGAGGACGACAGCAGGTCTTTAGCGTCCAGTACGGTGGACGACGGAGACGGTCTCACACCCGAGATCCAGCAGGCCTACAGAATATTTCAAAGCTTTCTTTCAGAGAAGCATAAATCCATAACGGCCCCGTTCTGGCATCCCATCGGCCCCGGATCACAGACCCCTGATGCTGAGATGTGCTTCAGAAAGATGCATGATAAATTTGTAAATCGCGAGTATGAATCCATCACTGCGTTTGTCGCCGATTTCAGACTGATGTTAGAGAACTGTTATCGCTTTCACGGAGTCGATCACTGGATCTCCAAACAGGCCCAGAAACTGGAGATTATTTTGGAACAAAAGTTGACTCTGTTGTCCAG GACGCTGAGGGAGAAAACCACCCTAGCCGTGACCTCCAGAGGTCGTTTCGGCACCGAGGACGAGAAAGCGCCGGTCGGCACGTCGTCCAGGCGGCGATTGGTGCCACGAAACCTGGCGACCATTACGGTGGGCGGCAGCGAGTCCATCATGGTGCAGGCGCTGAGACTGGAGGAGCTGCAGCGAGCCAAAGACGAGAAGAG GCAGCGGGAGCTGGAGCGTAAAGAGGCAGAAGAGGCGTCAGTGAAGGAGCTGGAGGAGTGGGAGAGCTCCTTGCTCGCTCTGGCGGAACCGTGGCCGGTCCGGACCATGTGGGAGCTTCCCGCCATCGGCCACTTCCTGTGTCTGGCGCAGACGGCGCTGAACCTCCCCGAGATCGTCTTTTACGAGCTGGAGCGCTGCTTGCTGATGCCGCGCTGTAGTTCTTTCCTGGCCAAGGTCATGACGTCTCTCCTCTGCCACCCGCACAAGAGAGCGAACGTCCACCGCCGCCCGCCGCTGCCCTACAGGAAGTGGGAGGCGGAGCTGCGGCGGAGGGTTCAGGGATGGTACCGGGCGGTCGGGAGGGCGGAAGACCAGACGGCGCGTGCCGAGCACCTGGGACTTTGCCATCAGTTCTTCTGGACGCTCGGAGAGGCGAGTCCGCTGGAGGAGATGCCCTTCCACCTGCTGCCGTTCAACCAGCGCGTGTGGCTCCTCAAGGGACTCTGCGATCACGTGTACGAGACGCAGAAAGACGTGCAGGACGCGGTTCTCGGGCAGCCCATCCACGAGTGCCGCGAGTCCATCCTGGGCTACGACGGGCAGGAGAACGCATACATACACTTTCCTCACTTTTGCGGCGCCGACTTGAGGATCTACTGCCAGAGTCCGTGCGTCGCCATGGAGTTTCCTCTTCCGCTGTTCCATGTAAAGAGATCTGAGGAGGAACTGgaggggtcagaggtcagggTGGAAACAT ATGGCATGAAGGAGGAGGATGAAAGCTCCAGCAGGACGGATCTGAACACATGGAGCCTGAAGGAAGACTCGCTCGCCGACCGGGAGGATCCGGATCAGAAGTGCTCCTCCAGCGTCCTCTCATGGTGCAAAGAAGATTCTCTGGACTCTGGAAGCATGCGAGGGAAGTTCACAGAGGAAAGACGGTtaaaagaagaggaagaggacgAGTCAGACAGCGAACCGTGCTTCAGAGTGGGAGAGAGCTGCTATAAGGGCGTTTCACCTGCTCTGAACAGTCACAGAAGTCCTAAAAAAGATGTGAATCACATGACCAGTGAGGACCAAAGTCCCTGTGCGGACTGCTGTGGAGCGTCGCAGGAGTCGCCACGTCTCTGGACTGAACCCATCCGGCCGGGAATCGCCCGCCTGCGCCGAGACGACacccagaagaagaagagacagAAGAAGAAAGAGCGAAAGCTTGGCATGAAAACCAGGACGAACAAACTTAGCTTGAAGAAGCGAACGGCCAAAAGCAGCCTGCAGAGAGCTGCGACAGCCATGAAGAGGAAAGACAAGAGGAAACGACGGAGGCTGG CAGGAAACAGGTTTGATGGGAAGATGTCGGTGAGGAGACCAGCAGGATCTGCTCTGCTTCCGGCAGGACCCTCATTTCAG TTGATCTGCTCCAGTCTGGATGATCTCAGAGTCCTGATCAGCAAAACAGAAGATCAACTAGATGAACTGGACGACGGCGGCAAAAAGAGATCT GGACGACGGCCACACAAAAGAGCCGCTGTGAAAGAGTTACACATCACACTAATAAGGCTGCTAAACGAGCTGTTACCATGGGAACCCAAACTAGTCAAGGCCTTCCAGAGGAACAG AGCACGCTTGAAAAAGGAGTGTGACGATTTCAAAAAACACCCCGAATATGACAACTTTATCAGGGAGCAGATGGATACAATGAATACTGGGGAAGTTGTGTGCAAAGATGGGTTGTTGTCCACAGAGACAGCAAGGGAACTGGAAGATGGTGAAGTCAAAATGGACAGAGCTGTAAAGGAAGCAACAG AGAATGTAAATCAACTAGGAAATCATGAATCAAGATGCCAAGCTGACAGACCTGAGATTGTCATGCATTCGTCAGAGTCTGGACCCTTCACAcgcagttcaaaacgcagaCAAAGCGGTGCAATCAGTGATGAACTGAGCCCATGCAGAAGAGGAAAAATAGACCAAGAGAGCTCTTTGACATCTGAATTTAAGGAAGTTGTATCCAGGGAACAAGCAACAGTGATCCCACGAGCGTCAGCGTTGCCTGAGTCTTTGAGTAGCTTTCAGGGTACTTGCAAACCCATCCAGGCACTTCTGGCCAAGAGTGTTGGAAACAAAGTGACCTTAATAAGTCATCCTAAGGCTGCAGTGATGGCTCAGATTCTGCGGGATCATAACAAGACTTCTGTAACTCTGCCGCCTGTCCGATTATCAACTACCCGTCCACCAACTGAACCTGTCTCTACAGAAACACCAACTACAACATCCACAACCGAAAGCACTGAACAGGTGGTGTACAAGACGGCGGGCGGCGTGGGGCTTCTCAGGAAAGGAAGCACTTGTGTAAAGTTTTCAGCGCAGCCAATATCAGATCAAAAAACAGGGGGGAATGTAATGCAACAAGTTGTTATATTGCCTTCAAATCTACTGATTCAAAGCGCTGAGAATAAGGCAGCCAAGACCTCTACATCTCTCCCTAAGACCACAACGTACTTGTCCAACGCTTCAGGCTTCACCATACCGGAAAACAAGGTTCCTGTCCAGCAGGTGGCACCATTGAAAGACACCAGCACTGCCAGAACACCATCTGCTGTAGTTACACCCAATTTAAGAAGCGTTGCTGGAGGTTCTGCTGCACCTAAAAAGACTACTGAGCCAAAGGTTGTCGTGAACAAGTCAGCCAGTAGTGGTCCGACCAAACCTGACGCTAAACAGGAGCTCAGGACAGTGTGCATTAGAGACTCGCAGTCCATCCTTGTCACTACGAGAGGAGGCAACACAGGGGTGGTCAAGGTGCAGACGTCAGAGAGTGTAACGGGGGCTTTGCCACCCAGCCCGGTTTTTACCATCTCGCCGCAACTGCAAGCCTTTCTGGTGTCAAAGTCTTCCACGTCCACTACACAAGGTGTTTCAGCCACCCTCGCTGCTAAATCTTTACCTAGAGTCACGGATGTTGTTCCGGTGAGCTCCTCTACTTTTGTGGCAGGAACTGTCGCATCTTCAACCCTGAATCAAATTGGCAATGATGGCACTTCAGCCAAAACACCAATCCCTGGTAAATCTGCACTCCTGGCCACAAGCAAAGACATCCAAGGCTTTCAGCAGAATACAGTCTCCAAATATGGAATGAAACCTCCACAAAAGAGGCCTCTACCAGGAAGCAGAACTCCAGATCAATCTGCTTTCCAAAAGGTTTTCCTTGTCTCGCCTTCACCAAATATCCCTTCGCCAACAACAAAGGTCACCACTACTACTTCAGCTACCTGTGCTTTACCAGGATCACGGGTCATGTTCATAAGCAACTCAGCACTTACCATTCCAAAAGAGGCGTCTGCTTCAGAGGTCAACATTTCCTCTACTAGTACACCAGCGATGAAGGTCATTCCCAAGTTGGGGACAACTTTATCCTGCACTTCTTCTGGTACAAACATCCAGAGCATCGGTGTCCCAGGGTTAATGTCAAGAATACTCGGTACAAACAAGAGTATGCCATCAGCAACCGAAGCCTCTGTGATTGTCTCCAGAGTACCTGCAATGTCAACTTCAAGTAGGCTTCAGATTGGTCAAAAAAGCTGTTTGGTTGCAAGCAGAAGTCCGTCAGGGAATACAGAAAGCTCTCTGAAAGTACCTGGAACTCTTGACGGCAAAACGGTCACATTTTCAACGCTAGGCACCGGCCACATGGCTTCTTCCGCACTTTTGTCAGTTGTAAAACCAGACGTACCTTCGCCAATTTCAATGTTAAAAGCTCTTCACTGTAAACCAGAGTTAACGACAGGCAGCTCGACTATATCTTCCTCTTATTCAGGAAGCCTAATAACCAAAAACACTACAATACCAGTTGATGTGACCACTAACAAGACACCAATAATCACATCCTTTTGCACTTCACGCTCACTGATTAAAACAACCTCTTCTGGAGCATCCAGTCCTCTTGCATTGAACTACGCTTCAACTCCTCCGGTGGTCATGACCTCTGGGCTTCGTCCTCCGACCTCTACTGCCAAGAGTGTCCAGGAAAAAATTGTGATCAACACCACTGCCCCACTTGCACCTGGAACTCAGCTCCTGATCAACAACACCAGATTCGTTGTACCTTCTCAAGGCCTTGGACCTGGCAGCCATGTTCTGCTCATCAACTCTTGTCCTGGAGGATTGCAAGGCCCAAGTCCAAGAGGTCCAAACAGTTCAACCCCTCACACCGTTCCTTCAGTTGTGCAAGGTATGAGATTGGTAACACCAGTCAGGCTACCCTCACCAAAATTTGGACCTTCTGATCAAGTCCATCAACAACTGGGCACAAGAACTCCACTGAATGTGTCTGGTTCTACTACTCTCTCAGCTGTGCGTCCTGGTGTATCATCAGACATTCTGAGACTTCCTATCTTTCAAACCTCTGATGTCTCAGTTACACCATCACACAGTATGGCCGGCTGTCCCAAAGAAACCTCTCCTCCTCAAGGGGGTTTACTAAGCACAAGTTCTCCAATGCTCTTGCAAGGAAGACCATCCCTAAACCAAGTGGTGCCGGCCGTGCCCCCAATGAAAACTGCAATTGCACGGCATATCCCAATGGTAACTGTTCCACCCATGAGCAGCACGATATCACGGATGCAGAAACTTCCAGTTGCAATGGTTCCACCAATCGGTGGTCCAACCAACGCCAGTCCAGCCACTCCTATTGCAAGTGTTCCTCCGTCTATGAACACAGTTATAATGACACCTTGTCCACCCATCAGAGCTGTGCAACCTGGGACAATCGGAAAGCCTGCTATTTTACCCCAGCCACTACAAGGACAAAACACAATTCCCAGCCCTAGTAAACTGCTGTTGAGCCCAGATGGGGCCATTTTAAATATAGTTCAAGCCTCAAGCATACAAGTGTTGGCAAAGCCAATGGCCGCCCAAGTGGTTAGTTCCTCCTCAAGTAGTGTTACTGTACCtactttaaatacaaatgatcCACTGAGAAAACCAGACACCATGGAGAGACCTAATCACTGA